GTTGGAATCGAGGATGGTCAACGCGGAGCCGAGGAGGTTGTCGGTGGTGATTTTTTTGATAAAAGACGGGATGTTGATCCCCGTCGGACACGCTTGCACGCACGGGGCGTCGTAGCAGAACAGGCAACGATTGGCTTCGTCGACCGCTTCTTTGGGCTTGAGCGCGGGGACGACTTCCTTGAAGTTGTCTTGCAGGCTCATGAGGCTTCCCTCCTTTTTGGCTTCGTTCAAGGGTCTAGAGTTGTTCGAAGACGTCGCGGAGGACGTTGACGAGGAATTCGAGGTCTTCTTCGGTGGTGGAGAACGGCGGCGCGAGAGTGAGGATGTTGTTGAAGCCGGGGATCGTGTCCCCGTTGCGGCCGATGAGGAGGCCGCGTTTTTTGCATTCGGAGATGACTTTCAGGACGCGGTCTGGCGCAGAAGGGGCTTTGCTGGTGCGATCTTCGACGAGTTCGATGCCACAGATGAAACCGAAGCTGCGGATGTCGCCGACGTTGGGATGGTTTTCAAGGGTTGCGAGTTTGGAGCGCAGGTCGTGGCCGAGTTGCTCCGCTCGTTCGATGAGCCCTTCGCTTTCGATCAGCTCCAAGTTGCGCAGGGCAAGGGCGCAAGCGGCGGGGTTGCCCCCGAAGGTGTTCAGGTGACGGAAGTGTTGGTTCGGCCCCGGTTCGAGGAACACGTCGGCGATCTCGGCGCGTGCAGCTGTGGCGGAGAGGGGCAGATACCCGGAGGTGATGCCCTTTGCCATCGTGACGATGTCCGGCTGCACTCCGAAGTTTTGGTGACCGAAGGGACGGCCGGAGCGACCCGCGCCGCAGATAACTTCATCGAGGATCAGGAGGACGCCGTGTTTGTCGCAGATCTCGCGGACTTTCGGGAGGTATTCGGGAGGTGGAACGATGACGCCGCCGCCTGTGATCGTCGGCTCCATGATGACGGCGGCGACCGTTTCGGCTCCCTCCCAGTTGATCATTTCGTCGATGGCGTTGGCGCACTCCATGTTGCAACTGCCGTAGGTTTTGCCGTAGGGACAGCGGTAGCAGTACGGCGGCGGGACGTGTTTGAAGCCGGGGGCGAGCGGTTCGTAGGATTGTTTGCGAACGGCTTGCCCGGTGGCCGCGAGGGCTCCCATCGTGTTGCCGTGGTAGGCTCGGTAGCGGGAGATGAATTTGTAGCGACCGGGTTCGCCGCGTTGCGCGTGGTATTGACGCGCCATTTTAAAAGCCACTTCGTTGGCTTCCGACCCGCTGTTGGAGAAAAAGACGCGGTACTCCCCCGCCAGCCACTCGCTGATTTTTTTGGACAGGTGGATGGCGGGAACGTGGCTTTGAGTCAGCGGGAAGTACGCGAGCGCTTTCATCTGCTCATAGGCGGCGTCTGCTAACTCCTGTCGTCCGTAGCCGATGTTGACGCACCACAACCCGGACATGCCGTCGAAATAGCGGTTGCCGTCGATGTCGGTGATCCAAGAGCCTTGGCTCTCGGTGACGATCATCGGGTTGGGGTTATACGGGGACATGTGGTGCCACATATGAGTGCGGTCGGTTTCGAGCAGGGTCTCTTTTTCATGGTCTTGGTCGTTGGCGGGCATCTTCGAGCCTCCTCGGGTTCGCTATTTCACGAATGTTTTTTGGGAACCGATGTTGGAGTCGCCGTCATCGAACCAACGGGTGGTGACGGTTTTTTTCTTGGTGAAAAAGTCGATGCCGTCTTGGCCGTTGGCGTGCAAGTCGCCGTAGAACGACTTTTTCCAGCCCGTGAAAGCGAAGAAACCGCTCGGAGCGGGAACGCCGACGTTGACTCCGACCATGCCGGCTTCTACGCGGTGTGCGAAATCGCGTGCTCGCTTGCCGCTGTTGGTGTAGATGCAGGCGCCGTTTCCGAAGCGTGAATTTTTGATAACTTCAAGACCTGCTTCAAAGTCGGGGACGCGCACGACGCTTAGGAACGGGGCGAAGATTTCCTCGCGCACGATCGCCATCTCGGCATGCGCTTGGTCGAAGATCGTCGGGCCTGTGAAAAAGCCGTTCGGATGCTGTGCCGCCTCCTCTCGCCCATCGCGGACGAGTTTTGCGCCTTCGGTGAGCCCGGTTTGGATGTAGGAGTGGACTTTTTCTCGGTGGGAGTCGCGGATGACGGGACCGAGGTCGATGCCTGGGTCTAATCCGTTGCCGATTTTGAGGGCGTTGGATTCTTGGATGAGGTGTTGGACGAGAGTGTCCGCTACAGATTCGACCACGACGACGACGCTCGCCGCCATGCAGCGTTCCCCTGCACATCCGAACGCGGAGGATGCGATGGTTTTCGCAGCGCGTTTGAGGTCGGTGTCGGGCATGACCAAGTGGTGGTTCTTGGCTCCGGCGAGGGCCTGCACGCGTTTGCCGTGGGCAGAGGCGGTTTTGTAGACGTGTTCGGCGACCGGTTGGGAACCGACGAAGGAGACCGCTTGGACGTCGGGGTGCTCCAAGAGACCGTTGACCACGTCATGGGCACCGTTTACGACGTTGAAGACGCCGTCCGGCAGGCCGGCTTTTTTCAAGAGTTCGACCACTCGAATGGTGGAGAGCGGCGTGCGTTCGGAGGGTTTCAGGACGAACGTGTTGCCTGCGGTGATCGCGATGGGGTACATCCACATCGGGACCATCAAGGGGAAGTTAAACGGCACGA
This genomic stretch from Tumebacillus amylolyticus harbors:
- a CDS encoding CoA-acylating methylmalonate-semialdehyde dehydrogenase, which gives rise to MKVTETGEKLQNYIGGCWVPSETDRYEEVPNPATGEIIGRVPLSTKIEVDAAVEAALHAFPAWSNTPVVDRTRIMFRYQQLLLEHQHELARLITLENGKNLSEAHAEVMRGIEMVEFAAGMTPLLKGEALPNIARDIDCEMIRFPLGVVAGIVPFNFPLMVPMWMYPIAITAGNTFVLKPSERTPLSTIRVVELLKKAGLPDGVFNVVNGAHDVVNGLLEHPDVQAVSFVGSQPVAEHVYKTASAHGKRVQALAGAKNHHLVMPDTDLKRAAKTIASSAFGCAGERCMAASVVVVVESVADTLVQHLIQESNALKIGNGLDPGIDLGPVIRDSHREKVHSYIQTGLTEGAKLVRDGREEAAQHPNGFFTGPTIFDQAHAEMAIVREEIFAPFLSVVRVPDFEAGLEVIKNSRFGNGACIYTNSGKRARDFAHRVEAGMVGVNVGVPAPSGFFAFTGWKKSFYGDLHANGQDGIDFFTKKKTVTTRWFDDGDSNIGSQKTFVK
- a CDS encoding aspartate aminotransferase family protein yields the protein MPANDQDHEKETLLETDRTHMWHHMSPYNPNPMIVTESQGSWITDIDGNRYFDGMSGLWCVNIGYGRQELADAAYEQMKALAYFPLTQSHVPAIHLSKKISEWLAGEYRVFFSNSGSEANEVAFKMARQYHAQRGEPGRYKFISRYRAYHGNTMGALAATGQAVRKQSYEPLAPGFKHVPPPYCYRCPYGKTYGSCNMECANAIDEMINWEGAETVAAVIMEPTITGGGVIVPPPEYLPKVREICDKHGVLLILDEVICGAGRSGRPFGHQNFGVQPDIVTMAKGITSGYLPLSATAARAEIADVFLEPGPNQHFRHLNTFGGNPAACALALRNLELIESEGLIERAEQLGHDLRSKLATLENHPNVGDIRSFGFICGIELVEDRTSKAPSAPDRVLKVISECKKRGLLIGRNGDTIPGFNNILTLAPPFSTTEEDLEFLVNVLRDVFEQL